From one Lolium rigidum isolate FL_2022 chromosome 4, APGP_CSIRO_Lrig_0.1, whole genome shotgun sequence genomic stretch:
- the LOC124647123 gene encoding probable carboxylesterase 5, with amino-acid sequence MHANKNAVGDKVAVDIYPFIRRYEDGRIERFVLSSFVPASADPAASGGVASRDVVVDYTTGVSARLFLPSGAASTGRRLPVVLYVHGGSFCTDSAFSRTYHRYAASLAARAGALVVSVEYRLAPEHPIPAAYDDAWAALRWVATTAALSDPWISAHADHRRVFLAGDSVGGNIAYHTAVRASRDDGNSVDVEGIIMVQPYLWGGERLPAEEVWDGVAVFPPELVEKLWPFVTAGQAGNDDPRIDPPDEEIASLKCRRALVALAGKDIFRHRARRLAARMRDGAWKGSVTLVELEGEDHCFHLYRPQRATSHKLMEIIVQFINQPIRGISKI; translated from the coding sequence ATGCATGCAAACAAGAACGCAGTCGGCGACAAGGTCGCCGTGGACATCTACCCTTTCATACGCAGGTACGAAGACGGCCGTATCGAGCGGTTCGTCCTCAGCTCCTTCGTGCCAGCGTCCGCCGACCCGGCCGCCAGCGGCGGGGTCGCCAGCCGGGACGTCGTCGTCGACTACACCACCGGCGTGTCGGCGCGCCTGTTCCTGCCCTCCGGTGCTGCCTCAACCGGCAGGAGGCTCCCCGTTGTTCTGTACGTCCATGGCGGCTCGTTCTGCACGGACAGTGCCTTCTCCCGGACGTACCATCGCTACGCCGCCTCCCTCGCAGCCCGCGCCGGCGCGCTCGTCGTGTCCGTGGAGTACCGTCTAGCGCCGGAGCACCCCATACCGGCGGCCTACGACGACGCGTGGGCCGCGCTCCGGTGGGTGGCGACCACTGCTGCCCTCTCGGACCCCTGGATCTCTGCGCACGCGGACCACAGGCGCGTGTTCCTCGCCGGCGACAGTGTCGGTGGCAACATAGCCTACCACACGGCCGTGCGCGCCAGCCGCGACGATGGCAACTCCGTGGACGTCGAGGGCATCATCATGGTGCAGCCCTACTTGTGGGGAGGTGAGCGGCTGCCGGCCGAGGAAGTCTGGGACGGCGTCGCGGTGTTCCCGCCGGAGCTCGTGGAGAAGCTCTGGCCGTTCGTGACGGCGGGCCAGGCAGGCAACGACGACCCTCGGATCGACCCTCCGGATGAGGAGATCGCGTCGCTCAAGTGCCGGCGCGCGCTGGTGGCGCTGGCAGGGAAGGACATATTTCGGCACCGTGCGCGACGGCTGGCTGCCCGCATGCGCGACGGTGCGTGGAAGGGGAGCGTGACGCTGGTGGAGCTGGAGGGCGAGGACCATTGTTTCCACCTCTACAGGCCGCAGCGCGCGACCAGCCACAAGCTCATGGAGATTATAGTGCAATTCATAAACCAGCCCATTAGGGGCATATCCAAGATTTGA